A genomic region of Vitreoscilla filiformis contains the following coding sequences:
- a CDS encoding PhaM family polyhydroxyalkanoate granule multifunctional regulatory protein, with translation MTTASPFGAFVPGFDFLQGLVKNAGAALPNVGQWVAPTLDPAELEKRINELRTVQFWLEQNARMIGTTIQAMEVQRMTLSTLKSMNVSAKDLREAMTLKMPSVAAAPAPTPAPAPATASAPAASTTAANPAAPMPGVVDPMAWWGALTQQFTEIASSAMKDGRAEAARETMGAMMKQSLDAAGETFKQAVAMPAAVAQQAAEVANAAVQASVSAKRTRKSAASAAPTADAAADAASDTPPPAAEEAPAAKPRRTTRKTSD, from the coding sequence ATGACGACAGCTTCCCCCTTCGGCGCTTTTGTGCCCGGCTTCGATTTTCTGCAAGGGCTGGTGAAAAACGCCGGCGCCGCCCTGCCCAATGTGGGCCAGTGGGTGGCCCCGACGCTCGATCCAGCCGAACTGGAAAAACGCATCAATGAGCTGCGCACCGTGCAGTTCTGGCTGGAGCAAAACGCCCGCATGATCGGCACCACCATCCAAGCGATGGAAGTGCAGCGCATGACACTGTCCACGCTCAAGAGCATGAACGTCTCGGCCAAAGACCTGCGCGAGGCCATGACGCTGAAGATGCCGTCCGTGGCCGCTGCCCCCGCGCCAACGCCGGCCCCGGCTCCCGCGACAGCCTCGGCACCCGCAGCGTCCACCACCGCCGCCAACCCGGCAGCCCCGATGCCAGGCGTGGTCGATCCCATGGCTTGGTGGGGGGCGTTGACCCAACAATTCACCGAAATCGCCAGCAGCGCCATGAAGGATGGCCGCGCCGAAGCCGCCCGCGAAACCATGGGGGCGATGATGAAGCAGTCCCTGGACGCGGCAGGTGAAACCTTCAAACAAGCCGTGGCCATGCCCGCTGCCGTGGCCCAACAAGCCGCTGAAGTGGCCAACGCCGCCGTGCAAGCCAGTGTGAGCGCCAAACGGACGCGCAAATCGGCGGCCTCCGCTGCCCCGACTGCCGACGCGGCTGCCGATGCGGCTTCCGACACCCCGCCACCGGCTGCTGAAGAGGCCCCGGCAGCCAAGCCGCGCCGCACCACGCGCAAGACCAGTGACTGA
- a CDS encoding TraB/GumN family protein has translation MTPMARWKHRGGRCLRWVLSGLLAGALHVHAEPALDTPDCPPAPAPLTEPEVQAGWRQAVDRGLLWQLDKDGRRSWLYGTIHAAQRDWMFPGPQVRAALAQAQRVALELDPLDERTQRQLQRLMSVPADAPALPAALQQRLAQRATQECAGSMLTGLRPEFQLTLLNLLALRREGMDPAYGIDGFLAGLARGLNKRIDALETPAQQVQALLAPDATQRQHAVAHALDDLDNGALRRQGRRLGEAWARSDLDALSRYAEWCECLDTPAERAALHRLLDARHPAMVQRIAAWHDAGLSVFVAVGSLHLTGPQGLPALLAARGFRVTQLVPVPPPSAQSSLEPVPSPMPEPGDRP, from the coding sequence ATGACCCCCATGGCGCGTTGGAAGCATCGCGGAGGGCGGTGTCTGCGCTGGGTGCTGAGTGGGCTGCTGGCCGGTGCGCTGCACGTCCACGCCGAACCCGCGCTTGACACGCCGGACTGCCCCCCCGCGCCCGCTCCACTGACCGAACCCGAGGTGCAAGCCGGTTGGCGCCAAGCGGTGGATCGTGGGCTGCTGTGGCAACTGGACAAGGACGGGCGTCGCTCGTGGCTCTATGGCACGATTCACGCCGCCCAGCGCGATTGGATGTTCCCCGGCCCGCAAGTGCGCGCCGCCTTGGCCCAGGCGCAGCGGGTGGCGCTGGAGCTGGATCCGCTGGATGAACGCACCCAGCGCCAGCTCCAACGCCTGATGAGCGTGCCAGCCGATGCCCCTGCTTTGCCGGCAGCGTTGCAACAGCGCTTGGCCCAGCGTGCCACCCAAGAATGCGCGGGATCGATGCTGACGGGGTTGCGCCCGGAGTTTCAACTCACGCTGCTGAATCTGCTGGCCTTGCGCCGCGAGGGCATGGATCCGGCTTACGGCATCGACGGCTTTTTGGCCGGGCTGGCCCGGGGTTTGAACAAACGCATCGACGCTTTAGAAACCCCCGCGCAGCAAGTTCAAGCCCTGTTGGCGCCGGACGCCACCCAGCGCCAACACGCTGTGGCCCACGCGCTGGACGATCTGGACAACGGTGCTCTGCGTCGCCAAGGCCGGCGCCTGGGCGAAGCGTGGGCCCGCAGCGACCTCGATGCCCTGAGCCGCTACGCCGAATGGTGCGAGTGCCTCGACACGCCCGCCGAACGCGCCGCGCTGCATCGCCTGCTCGATGCCCGCCATCCGGCCATGGTGCAGCGCATCGCGGCGTGGCATGACGCGGGCTTGTCGGTGTTCGTGGCCGTGGGCAGCTTGCACCTCACCGGCCCGCAGGGCTTGCCCGCTTTGCTGGCGGCACGCGGCTTCCGGGTCACCCAGCTGGTGCCGGTGCCGCCACCCAGCGCACAATCCAGCCTCGAACCGGTGCCATCCCCGATGCCGGAACCAGGAGACCGACCATGA
- the glcE gene encoding glycolate oxidase subunit GlcE produces the protein MKMTVALSSLIETVRQAAGDGRALRIRGGGSKDFYGGTPVGDILDTRDLQGILSYEPSELVVTVAAGTPLISLEALLAQNGQCLAFEPPRHGSDRRHTTVGGMVAAGLAGPARAVVGGVRDYVLGATLLNGKGELLSFGGQVMKNVAGYDVSRLLAGSMGTLGVICEVSLKVLPIAPMTLTLRFDLDQSTALRRLNEWAGQPLPLSASAWWDDVLVLRLRGAEAAVQAAHRRLGGEIIPEEFAHGFWEGLRDQRDEFFHNAERAIESGAALWRLSVAPTAPRLNLAGEQLIEWGGAQRWVVTTALPAVLQEAAAAARGHATLFRGGPRGDASVAAPLSAPLLRLHRQVKAAFDPHHLFNRQRLHPAL, from the coding sequence ATGAAGATGACGGTGGCCTTGTCCAGCCTGATCGAAACCGTGCGCCAAGCGGCGGGCGATGGCCGCGCCCTGCGCATCCGAGGCGGGGGCAGCAAAGACTTTTACGGCGGCACGCCGGTGGGGGACATCCTCGACACCCGCGATTTGCAAGGCATCCTGAGCTACGAGCCCTCCGAGCTGGTGGTGACGGTGGCCGCAGGCACGCCGCTGATCTCCCTCGAAGCCCTGCTGGCGCAAAACGGCCAGTGTTTGGCTTTTGAGCCGCCCCGCCACGGCAGCGACCGCCGCCACACCACGGTGGGCGGCATGGTGGCTGCCGGCTTGGCTGGGCCGGCCCGCGCCGTGGTGGGGGGCGTGCGGGATTACGTGCTCGGCGCCACCTTGCTCAACGGCAAGGGGGAGTTGCTGAGTTTTGGCGGGCAGGTGATGAAAAACGTGGCGGGTTACGACGTGTCCCGCCTGTTGGCCGGCTCGATGGGCACGCTGGGGGTGATTTGTGAGGTCTCGCTCAAGGTGCTGCCCATCGCCCCGATGACCCTCACCTTGCGTTTCGACTTGGATCAGTCCACCGCGCTGCGCCGCCTGAACGAATGGGCGGGGCAACCGCTGCCGCTGTCCGCCAGCGCGTGGTGGGACGATGTGCTGGTGCTGCGCCTGCGCGGTGCCGAAGCCGCCGTGCAAGCCGCACACCGTCGGCTGGGCGGCGAGATCATCCCGGAAGAATTTGCCCATGGCTTTTGGGAAGGTCTGCGCGACCAGCGCGACGAGTTTTTCCACAACGCCGAGCGGGCCATCGAAAGCGGTGCGGCGCTGTGGCGGCTGTCGGTGGCGCCGACGGCCCCGCGCCTCAACCTGGCGGGTGAACAGTTGATCGAATGGGGCGGCGCGCAACGCTGGGTCGTGACCACGGCGCTGCCGGCGGTGTTGCAGGAAGCCGCCGCCGCCGCACGCGGCCATGCGACCTTGTTCCGAGGCGGGCCTCGCGGGGATGCCAGCGTGGCTGCACCGCTGTCGGCGCCCTTGCTGCGGTTGCACCGCCAAGTCAAAGCGGCGTTTGATCCGCACCATCTTTTTAACCGTCAGCGGCTGCACCCGGCGCTGTGA
- a CDS encoding antibiotic biosynthesis monooxygenase family protein, with protein sequence MILELADIRIQPGRQAEFDEAIQRGLTTVIAHAQGFRGYKVNKGIESPERYLLQIFWDTLEDHTVAFRGSEAFGQWRAIVGPFFAAPPVVEHFELLAKSA encoded by the coding sequence ATGATTCTGGAACTTGCCGACATCCGCATCCAACCCGGCCGCCAAGCCGAATTCGACGAAGCCATCCAGCGCGGGCTGACCACGGTCATCGCGCACGCCCAGGGGTTCCGGGGCTACAAGGTGAACAAGGGGATCGAAAGCCCAGAACGCTATCTGTTGCAGATTTTTTGGGACACGCTGGAAGACCACACCGTGGCCTTCCGGGGTTCCGAAGCGTTCGGGCAATGGCGGGCCATTGTCGGCCCGTTCTTTGCGGCCCCACCGGTGGTGGAGCACTTTGAGCTGCTGGCCAAATCGGCCTGA
- a CDS encoding FIST signal transduction protein: MTDPRSPSPSACLLGHATHPDAHMALALAAAQVEARRATLRRFVPTLGWLYLSERLMPQAEAVLAEAQQRWPGVTWVGAAVAGLCATGVEYLHEPALALMLTDVPPAHFRTFHGRQPLDATRDWGAALVHADPALPDLPELVEELAERVGGVGLFGGLVSHRGRPAQWAGEAVEGGLSGVAFTPALRWITRLSQGCWPVGEPFTVTATDGPMVLALDDEPALDVLLAEAGGGVIQAHQTPDPALIQRLRQVFVAVAPAHHAMLDPGGSLNADTHVRPLIGIDPGRRAMALADLVEPGQQLCFCRRDPQAARRDLVRLCTEIREEVEGNGEDSDVPTPAARLLGAIYVSCLGRGGAHFGGPSAELAIVRQALGDVPLIGFFAGGEIAGPQLHSHSGVLSVLVSAE; this comes from the coding sequence GTGACTGATCCCCGCTCCCCCTCGCCCAGCGCTTGCTTGCTGGGCCACGCCACCCATCCGGATGCGCACATGGCGTTGGCGCTGGCGGCGGCGCAGGTCGAAGCCCGCCGGGCCACCCTGCGCCGTTTTGTGCCGACCTTGGGTTGGCTCTACCTGTCCGAACGTCTGATGCCGCAGGCCGAGGCGGTGCTGGCCGAGGCGCAACAGCGCTGGCCCGGCGTGACCTGGGTGGGTGCGGCGGTGGCCGGGCTGTGCGCCACGGGTGTCGAATACCTGCACGAACCCGCCCTGGCCCTGATGTTGACGGACGTGCCCCCGGCGCACTTCCGAACTTTCCATGGTCGCCAGCCTCTGGACGCCACGCGAGACTGGGGCGCCGCCCTGGTGCATGCCGATCCGGCCTTGCCCGATTTGCCCGAGCTGGTGGAAGAGCTGGCCGAGCGCGTGGGTGGGGTGGGCCTGTTCGGTGGGTTGGTGAGCCACCGGGGCCGGCCAGCGCAATGGGCAGGGGAAGCGGTGGAAGGGGGCTTGTCCGGCGTGGCGTTCACACCAGCGCTGCGATGGATCACCCGCTTGAGCCAAGGCTGTTGGCCGGTGGGTGAACCGTTCACCGTCACTGCCACGGACGGCCCAATGGTGCTGGCGCTGGACGATGAGCCCGCCCTCGACGTGCTCTTGGCCGAAGCGGGTGGCGGGGTGATCCAGGCGCACCAAACGCCCGATCCGGCGCTGATCCAGCGCTTGCGCCAGGTGTTCGTCGCCGTGGCGCCCGCGCACCATGCCATGCTCGACCCCGGTGGCTCGCTCAACGCCGACACCCATGTGCGCCCGCTCATCGGCATCGACCCGGGCCGGCGCGCCATGGCCTTGGCCGACTTGGTGGAGCCCGGCCAGCAACTCTGTTTCTGCCGCCGCGATCCGCAGGCCGCCCGGCGCGACTTGGTGCGTTTATGTACCGAGATCCGCGAAGAAGTCGAAGGCAACGGCGAGGACAGCGACGTGCCCACCCCCGCCGCTCGTTTGCTGGGCGCGATTTACGTCAGTTGCCTGGGGCGCGGTGGCGCGCATTTTGGTGGCCCGTCGGCTGAACTGGCCATCGTGCGCCAGGCGCTGGGCGACGTGCCGCTCATCGGCTTTTTTGCCGGTGGAGAAATCGCCGGCCCGCAACTGCACAGCCACAGCGGCGTGCTCAGTGTGCTCGTCAGCGCAGAATGA
- a CDS encoding FAD-linked oxidase C-terminal domain-containing protein, whose translation MNPTSASPPPSPSERAARQSTVVAALQTVLPAHAVLWQPEATTPYECDGLSAYRERPLAVALPENEAQVAAVLQTCHRLGVPVVARGAGTGLSGGAMPHPMGVTLGLAKFNRILAIDALARTATVQCGVRNLAISEAVAAHGLYYAPDPSSQIACTIGGNVAENSGGVHCLKYGLTLHNVLKLRGFTVEGEAVEFGSEALEGPGLDLLSVVVGSEGMLAVVTEVTVKLTPKPQVARCIMASFADVRQAGEAVAAIIANGIIPAGLEMMDKPMTAAVEDFVHAGYDLDAAAILLCESDGTAEEVEEEIAHMMQVLGRAGATRMAVSQDEAQRLKFWSGRKNAFPASGRISPDYMCMDSTIPRSRLADILLAIADMERKYNLRCCNVFHAGDGNLHPLILFDANDPDQLRRCEQFGAEILETSVAMGGTVTGEHGVGIEKLNSMCVQFSPAEREQMQALKRAFDPQELLNPGKVIPTLHRCAEYGKMHVKRGLLAFPELERF comes from the coding sequence ATGAACCCAACTTCCGCCTCGCCCCCTCCCTCGCCCAGCGAACGCGCCGCCCGTCAATCGACCGTCGTGGCGGCGCTGCAAACGGTGCTGCCGGCCCATGCTGTGCTGTGGCAGCCCGAAGCCACCACCCCCTACGAATGCGACGGCCTGAGCGCCTACCGAGAGCGCCCCTTGGCCGTGGCCCTGCCTGAGAACGAAGCGCAGGTGGCCGCCGTGCTGCAAACCTGCCACCGGCTCGGTGTGCCCGTGGTGGCGCGGGGGGCGGGCACGGGCCTGTCCGGTGGGGCCATGCCGCACCCGATGGGCGTCACGCTGGGGCTGGCGAAGTTCAACCGCATCCTCGCCATCGACGCCCTGGCCCGCACCGCCACCGTGCAGTGCGGCGTGCGCAACTTGGCGATTTCGGAAGCGGTGGCCGCCCATGGGCTGTATTACGCCCCCGACCCATCGAGCCAAATCGCTTGCACCATCGGCGGCAACGTGGCGGAAAACTCCGGCGGCGTGCATTGCCTGAAGTACGGCCTGACGTTGCACAACGTGCTCAAACTGCGCGGTTTCACCGTCGAAGGCGAGGCGGTGGAATTCGGCAGTGAGGCGCTGGAGGGGCCCGGGCTGGATTTGCTCAGCGTGGTGGTCGGCAGCGAGGGCATGTTGGCGGTGGTGACCGAAGTCACCGTCAAACTCACGCCCAAACCGCAGGTGGCGCGCTGCATCATGGCCAGCTTCGCCGATGTGCGCCAAGCCGGTGAAGCGGTGGCGGCGATCATCGCCAACGGCATCATCCCCGCCGGCTTGGAGATGATGGATAAACCCATGACCGCCGCCGTCGAAGATTTTGTTCACGCCGGCTACGACCTGGACGCTGCCGCCATCCTGCTGTGTGAGAGCGATGGCACCGCCGAAGAGGTCGAAGAAGAAATCGCCCACATGATGCAGGTGCTGGGTCGGGCGGGTGCCACCCGCATGGCGGTCAGCCAAGACGAAGCGCAGCGCCTGAAGTTTTGGAGTGGGCGCAAAAATGCTTTCCCGGCGTCCGGGCGCATCAGCCCAGATTACATGTGCATGGATTCGACCATCCCGCGCAGCCGCTTGGCCGACATCCTGCTGGCCATCGCCGACATGGAACGCAAGTACAACCTGCGCTGCTGCAACGTGTTCCACGCGGGTGACGGTAACTTGCACCCGCTGATTCTGTTTGATGCCAACGACCCGGATCAACTGCGGCGCTGCGAACAATTCGGCGCGGAGATTTTGGAAACCAGCGTCGCCATGGGCGGCACGGTGACGGGTGAACACGGCGTCGGCATCGAAAAACTCAATTCCATGTGTGTGCAATTCAGCCCCGCCGAGCGCGAACAAATGCAAGCCTTGAAACGGGCGTTCGACCCGCAAGAATTGCTCAACCCCGGCAAGGTCATCCCCACGCTGCACCGCTGCGCCGAGTACGGCAAGATGCACGTCAAGCGTGGGTTGCTTGCGTTCCCCGAGCTGGAACGCTTCTGA
- a CDS encoding DUF6776 family protein has protein sequence MTISRRLPWPLRWAGIALMLGLSAALALWTFEFGKTIAGLDRDSHERIAELETQVERLRQERDKAQAVANTAESLLTTERTTQSKLAEKVSQLEATNVKLKEDLSVFERLLQGAGKGVAALSVKDLQVDAPQPGRLHYQFMLLLGNRNGPAFSGRYEVTLSGTLGGKPWKLSPPAGRQPVQVKPYQRFSVDLEYPAQAVVKTVQVSVTDPGGTVRATETLSL, from the coding sequence ATGACCATCAGCCGCCGCCTGCCCTGGCCTTTGCGCTGGGCGGGCATCGCGCTGATGCTGGGCCTTTCTGCCGCGCTGGCGCTGTGGACATTCGAGTTTGGTAAGACCATCGCCGGCCTCGACCGCGACAGCCACGAGCGCATTGCAGAACTCGAAACCCAAGTGGAGCGGTTGCGCCAAGAACGAGACAAAGCCCAAGCGGTGGCCAACACCGCCGAAAGTCTGCTCACCACCGAACGCACCACCCAAAGCAAACTGGCTGAAAAGGTCAGTCAGCTTGAGGCCACCAACGTCAAACTCAAAGAAGACTTGAGTGTGTTCGAGCGCTTGCTGCAAGGAGCCGGCAAGGGGGTTGCCGCTCTGTCTGTCAAGGATTTGCAAGTCGATGCCCCTCAACCCGGTCGTTTGCACTACCAGTTCATGCTGCTGTTGGGCAACCGCAACGGGCCGGCTTTCAGCGGGCGGTACGAAGTCACCCTTTCGGGCACCCTGGGCGGCAAGCCCTGGAAACTCAGCCCCCCAGCCGGACGCCAACCTGTGCAGGTCAAACCGTACCAACGCTTCTCTGTCGACCTCGAATACCCTGCGCAGGCCGTGGTAAAAACCGTGCAGGTCAGCGTCACCGACCCCGGCGGTACGGTGCGCGCCACCGAAACCCTCTCACTGTGA
- the rpsI gene encoding 30S ribosomal protein S9, with product MIGNWNYGTGRRKSSVARVFIKKGTGQITVNGRPLEAYFGRQTSIMVVKQPLVLTANVEAFDVQVNVHGGGETGQAGAVRHGITRALIDYDAALKPELSRAGYVTRDAREVERKKVGLHGARRRKQFSKR from the coding sequence TCTGTGGCTCGCGTGTTCATCAAGAAGGGCACCGGCCAGATTACCGTCAACGGTCGTCCGCTGGAAGCCTACTTCGGTCGTCAAACCTCGATCATGGTCGTCAAGCAGCCTCTGGTGCTGACCGCCAACGTCGAAGCTTTTGACGTCCAAGTCAACGTACACGGCGGCGGTGAAACCGGCCAAGCCGGTGCCGTGCGCCACGGCATCACCCGTGCCCTGATCGACTACGACGCAGCCCTGAAGCCCGAACTGAGCCGCGCTGGCTACGTCACCCGCGATGCGCGTGAAGTCGAGCGTAAGAAGGTCGGTCTGCACGGCGCTCGCCGTCGCAAGCAATTCAGCAAGCGCTGA
- a CDS encoding bactofilin family protein, producing the protein MFGKSKKQPPIRSLIGAGTTVIGEIRFAEGLRIDGEIRGDVLAEEGTSSLLVISENARIHGKVIASHVIINGQILGPVDSSELLELQSKARVIGNVSYQALEMHQGATINGELRPLSPPTIDDTPITRAKNSKDTKDLKDVKDPIPAK; encoded by the coding sequence ATGTTCGGCAAAAGCAAGAAGCAGCCCCCCATCCGTAGCCTGATCGGCGCGGGAACCACCGTGATCGGCGAGATCCGCTTTGCGGAAGGCTTGCGCATCGACGGTGAAATCCGTGGCGATGTGCTGGCCGAGGAAGGCACCTCCAGCTTGCTGGTCATCAGTGAAAATGCCCGCATCCACGGCAAGGTGATCGCCAGCCATGTGATCATCAATGGCCAAATCCTGGGCCCGGTGGACTCCAGCGAGTTGCTGGAATTGCAATCCAAGGCCCGCGTCATTGGGAATGTGTCCTACCAGGCGCTGGAGATGCACCAAGGCGCCACGATCAATGGCGAACTGCGCCCCTTGTCACCGCCGACGATCGACGACACCCCGATCACCCGGGCCAAGAACAGCAAAGACACCAAAGACCTCAAAGACGTCAAAGATCCGATCCCGGCCAAGTGA
- the erpA gene encoding iron-sulfur cluster insertion protein ErpA, with translation MTAVAEATTTETPDLSAPLIFTDAAAAKVADLVAEEGNPDLKLRVFVQGGGCSGFQYGFTFDEIVNEDDTPMTKNGVTLLIDAMSLQYLVGAEIDYKEDLSGSQFVIKNPNASTTCGCGSSFSV, from the coding sequence ATGACCGCAGTTGCAGAAGCCACCACCACCGAAACCCCGGATCTGTCGGCGCCGCTGATCTTCACCGATGCGGCTGCTGCCAAAGTCGCCGATTTGGTGGCCGAAGAAGGCAACCCCGACCTGAAGCTGCGCGTGTTCGTGCAGGGTGGGGGCTGCTCGGGCTTCCAGTACGGTTTCACTTTCGATGAAATCGTCAACGAAGACGACACGCCGATGACCAAAAACGGCGTCACCCTGCTGATCGACGCCATGAGCCTGCAATACCTGGTGGGCGCCGAGATCGACTACAAGGAAGACCTCAGCGGTTCGCAGTTCGTCATCAAGAACCCGAACGCTTCGACCACCTGCGGCTGCGGCTCCAGCTTCTCGGTCTGA
- a CDS encoding fumarylacetoacetate hydrolase family protein, translating to MKLASYDDGSRDGHLVVVSHDLSMAHYASGIATRLQQVLDDWGFLAPQLEELAISLNHGRARHAFPFEPKRCRAPLARCTHWMVAQAWREAAGPWLQRGAGDALLGPAARVRVPEGASLDGHAQWVMLTGDVPAHAAPASALAQVRLLGLAAAWWVRPLPEGADPLHAWPASSFSPVLATPDEVGDAWQAGQLRRPLEIQRDGSPPYRNPPEPAMHWHAGQLMAWAARGHSLGAGTLIGTGPRPGLCEALSGLHAGERVHIDMAGADGHSLFGAITPELIDADGDDPEENLA from the coding sequence ATGAAACTCGCCAGTTATGACGATGGTTCGCGTGATGGCCACCTCGTGGTGGTCTCCCACGATCTGAGCATGGCCCACTACGCCAGCGGCATCGCCACGCGCCTGCAACAGGTGCTGGACGATTGGGGCTTTCTCGCGCCGCAGTTGGAGGAGCTGGCGATCAGCTTGAACCACGGTCGCGCCCGCCATGCCTTCCCGTTCGAGCCGAAACGCTGCCGGGCGCCACTGGCCCGCTGCACCCACTGGATGGTGGCGCAGGCGTGGCGCGAGGCCGCTGGCCCCTGGCTGCAACGCGGCGCAGGCGATGCCCTGCTCGGCCCCGCTGCCCGTGTGCGCGTGCCGGAAGGGGCCTCGCTCGATGGCCACGCCCAATGGGTGATGCTGACCGGCGATGTGCCGGCACATGCCGCGCCCGCGTCTGCTTTGGCCCAGGTGCGTCTGCTGGGGCTGGCCGCTGCGTGGTGGGTTCGACCACTTCCCGAAGGCGCCGATCCGCTGCACGCTTGGCCGGCCAGCAGTTTCAGCCCGGTGTTGGCCACGCCCGACGAAGTGGGCGACGCTTGGCAAGCCGGCCAACTGCGGCGCCCTCTAGAGATCCAGCGCGATGGCTCGCCGCCGTATCGGAACCCGCCCGAACCCGCCATGCACTGGCACGCTGGCCAGCTCATGGCTTGGGCCGCACGCGGGCATTCGCTGGGAGCGGGGACGCTCATCGGCACCGGCCCCCGGCCAGGGCTCTGCGAGGCACTGAGCGGCCTGCACGCGGGCGAGCGCGTTCACATCGACATGGCCGGCGCCGATGGCCACAGCCTGTTCGGCGCCATCACGCCCGAGTTGATCGACGCGGATGGCGATGATCCCGAGGAGAACCTCGCATGA